The Planctomycetota bacterium DNA segment GCTGAGGAACCTCAGGTATGTCCGCTCGAGGAAACCCGCCCGCGGCCAGTCGGGAACCTGCAAGGACTCCCTCGTGAGGACCCGCCGCTCGCTCCATTCCTGAATCGACTGTCGCAGCTCGTCCTGGTACTCGATGAGGCGATCCGGAGCCGCGATGAGCTCCGGAAGGGCGGTGACCTCATAGAGCGTTTGCCGGCGGACGACCTCGTCCACCAACCGGTCGGCCGTCACCGTTTGGGGAACGACGATCTCCATCCCGGAAGCGGCGCGGCGCAGCCTGCAGATCGCCCAGGGCAAGAGCCCCACGACGAAGGCCGCCGGCACGAGCGCAAGGAGGGCGGTCGATTCTCCGCCCAGGACCCCATACCGCAGGGCGTAAGCGCCCCACCCGGCGGGAAGAAGGAGCAGGACGGGCCTCTCCATTTTCGAGATCCATTCCGCGAAGCTCATCTCGGGGCGTAGAACCACGAGGCTCGCCACGTTCAGGAAGACGCCGACGAGGGCCGGAACCCGGCGCGGCTTCATGACGGTCCAAAGCGTCGCCTGCGCGAGCATCCCAAGCCAGAGAAGAAGCCCGATTCCGACGGCCGTCCCCGGCGAAGCCCCGAGGACTCTGCTTCCGAGGGTGAAAACTCCGATGGCGGGAAGCGCCTGGAGCCAGAAACGGATCTGAACGCGCGCGAAGAGGGCGGAGTCCGACACCGGCAAGTGAAGCAACGCGAGAGTCGCCGGCGAGGCATAAAGCTCGCCCAGCAGCGCGGCCCCCCGCACGAGGGCGCTTCCGGTCGCGTACAGGGCGAGCGCCGTCGCGCCTCTCCGCCCGGTTTCGCCCGTCTTCAGCGCGAGCATGAGGACGGCGGGCCAGAGGCAAAACAGCACGAGGGAGCACCCGCACCGCCATGCTCGGGCACACCTTGAGGCGCGCCGCCGGCGGCGATACTCGTTCCAAAGGTCGGGAGAACCGCGCAGTTCCCGGCGGACCCGCAGCCGCACCGAGCGTTCGAGGGGGCGCCACCGGAGGCTCACCCGCCGTCCTCCTCGCGAAGCTTCCGAAAGATCGCCTCGAGAAACCCGTCCTTGCCGGTGCTTCGGGCCCGGAGTTCCGCGGGTGTGTCGTACGCCCGCACCTGGCCCCGCTCGAAGATGCACACGCGATCGGAGAAGCGCTCCGCGATGTCCAGGATCTGGGTGGAATAAAGGATCGTGCGGCCGCGCGAGGCGGCCTCGACGGCGATGTCCTTGAAGGCCGCCAGGCCGTTCGGATCCATGCCCGACGCGAAAGGCTCGTCCACGAGCCAGACCTCCGGATCCGCCGCCAGGAGAGCCACCAGTGCGCCCTTGTAGGCCTGTCCCCGCGAGAGCGCCTGAAAGGGGACGTCCACGAGCGGAAGCAGATCGAACCGCCGCAGGAGGTCCAGAAGGCGCCGCGCGCTGTCCTCCTGCGGTGCACCGTAGATCTTGAGCACCATGCCCGCGTGCTGGAGCACGGTCATCTCGGGCAGGACGAACGGGAAATCGGGCACGAAGGCCAGGCGGCGCCGCAGGTCGATGCGTTCGCGTTCAAGCGGCTCGCCGTTCAGGAGGATCCGTCCCTGATCCGATGCCACGAGCCCCGCCAGGCACCGCAGAAGCGTCGTCTTGCCGGCTCCGTTGGCCCCCAAGAGGGCGACCACCTGACCCGGGGCGATCTCGAGCCACACCCGGTCGAGAGCCCGCACGGCCCCGTAGTGCTTGGTCAGGTCGCGGAGGCTGATCTGCACCGGAAGATTATACCGAAATTTCGGAACGCCCGCCGGAGCCTACGATCGCCGCAGCTCGGCCAGGTGCGCGGCCGATTCCTGCGTCGCCTGGGCGATGACCGCCAGCACGCGGAGCACCTGTCCTGCGGCGATCGTGCACAGTCCCACCCAAATCGGCGACAGGAGCGTAAGCACGAGCCCCGCCGCGTCCAGGATCGACGCGATCGGAATCTTTCCGATCCCCAACAGGAGAACGTCGAACAGAATTCCCAGACCCAGAATCCCTCCGCCGATGCACTCCAGAATCCGGCCGACGAGGGTGAGCACCGCGAATCTCTCCATCGTCCCTCCCTTCGGATCAAGAGTTCCCCCCATCCTACCGCCGGCCCGGCGGATTTCATGTACGAAAACTCCGGAAGCGCCTTTTTCTAAGGCAGGGAGCGAGCCTCACCACGAGGAGGACCTATGGGTCGGATCGCGAAACTCAGCTTGGCCGTCTGGGCCCTTCTGGCCGCGCCCGCCTGGGCCCATTTCCACTGGCCCGCGTCGGGGCGCGTCACCAGCAACTACTATTCCTCCCGCTCCTACGGGTACCACCGCGCCGTGGATATCGCGGGGCCTTACGGGCAGACGATCCTGGCGGCCTACTCGGGCACCGTCAGTTTCCGGGGCTGGAGCGGCGGCTACGGCTACCTCGTCATCCTGCGCCACGTCCAGGGGTACACCACCTACTACGCCCACAACAGCCGGTTCAACTGCTACGTCGGACAGTGGAAGAGCCGGGGCTCCGTCATCGCCTACGAAGGCTCCACCGGGAACTCCACCGGCCCCCACTGCCACTTCGAAATCCGGCGATGGGGCACGAAGCTCTACATCCCGGCGTCGATCGGCAGCTACAAGATCAAAAACACGCAGATCCCGTACTGGTACTCGCCCGGCATGTAGAGGGCCGGAGGGAGAAACCGTGAGGACGTTCCTCCACGGACTGGCCGTCGCCGCGGCGATCGGAACGGCCGCGGTCGTGGCCCTTCGCCCGGCGGTCCCTCCGCCGGGCGACCGTCCCGCGCCGGGATCCGCCGTGAAGGCCGCCGCCCCCGCGGAGCGCCTGACGGCCGGCGCGCCTCCGGCGATCCGCGCGGCGGATCTTGAGCTTCCGCCGGGACCCGTCTCGTGGAAACCCGTCCTCGACCTCCTCCGGGCCCATCTCGAACGGGGCGGAGAGATCGACGCGCAGGACGTGCGCGCGCGCCTGGCCCGGATCCTCGCCGAGCATCCGGAAGGGCTGGACGAGCTTCTGCAACTGCTCGCGCGCGAAGAAAATGAAGACATCCTTCTTATCCTCTCCGAAGTGATCGGAAACGACCCCGCCGCCATGGCGTCGCCGGCGCTCCTGGAAACCCTGCTTCGACTGGCCGAGTCGGGAACCGTGCCGGCCCAGCGGGGCGCGGCGCTTCTGATCCTCGCGCACCTGCCCCGCCCGGACGCGCGGGCCGCCGCCCGGGTGGTGCGCCTGGCCGGCGCGGAGACCGAGCCCCGCGACCTGCGGGTCACCGCGATTTCCACGGTGGTCGCCTGGATGCAGCAGCATCCCGCCGCCGAGCCGGAGCTCTCGCGGGCGCTCCTGGGCGTCGCGCGCGCCGCCGCGGACGCCGAGGTCCGGGGCCACGCCCTTCAGGGACTCGCCCTGAAGGAGCGGCCGGCCGACGCGGAGATGGTGGACGCCGTGGCGCCCTTCCTGGCGGACGCGAATCCCCGCCACCGCGCGCTGGCCGCCATGGCTCTGGGAGGAGCGGGACCCGAGGCGCGGGCCGCCGCGACGGGACACCTCGAACGGGCGATCGATCTCGAGCATGATCCGGAATCCCGGCGCGGCCTCCTCATCCATCTCGTGCGCGCGGCCGGACTCGAAGCGGAATCGGCCCTCGAGCGCGCCGCCCGGCGCCATCCCCACCTCGCCGACGACGTGCGCGACTATCGGGAGATCCTCGCCGTGACCTCGGATCCCGTGCGCGTGTGGGAGCTCAAGATGGAGCGCGACCTCGCCCGCGGGGCCGTTCCCGGCGGCCACGAGGTCGATTGATCCCCGGCGCCCTCGCCCCGGTTCCCGCCGGCGTAGGGTTTATGTGAAGCTTCTCCTGGCCGTCCTTCTCGGCGCGGCGCCGCAGATCCAGAATCGCGCGCCCCGCCCCGACGAGCTCGGCTACCGGCCGGACGACGGCGCCGTCGTATCCCTCACGCCGCCGTCGCTCGCCTGGATCCATGAGCCGGCCGCCCGCACGTACACCGTCCAGTGGGCGACCCGGGAGGACTGGAGCGACGCGGTCACCGTCGCGGGAATCCCCTGGAACGTCTACACCCACTCCGAGCCCCTGGCGCCGGGAACCTATCGGTGGCGCTACCGGTTCGTGGACCGCGAGGGGCGGGTTTCGGACTGGAGCGCCGCGCGCCGGTTCACGGTGCCTCCCGGCGCGGTCCCCTTCCCCATGCCCACGCGGGCCGAGCGGCGCGAACGCGTGCTGCGGGGCCGGCCGCGCCTCTTCGTCCGGCCCGAGGACCTTCCGCGCCTGCGCGAAGCGGCCCGCGGCGACCGTTTCGCCGCGATCCGCGCGGAGGCCGACCGGCTGACGGAATCCCCTCCGCCCCGCGAGCCCGAGGTGCGCGCCCGGGCTCACGACCCGGCCACGACGCACCTCTGGTGGCCCAACCGCCTTCGGGCGCTCCAGGCCGGCGAGGAAGCCTGCACGGTCGCATTCGCGTATCTCCTGACCGGCGAGGCCCGGTACGCCGAAGCGGCGCGCAAAAGGATCCTGGAGCTGGCCTCGTGGGATCCCGACGGGCCCACCCACTGGGGCGTCAACTGCGAGGCCGCCAAGCCCATCCTCTATCTTCTCCCCCGGGCCTACGACTGGGCCTACGACGCGCTCACCCCCGACGACCGCGAGCGCGTTCGCCGGGTTCTTGTCCGCCGCGCGACCGACGCGTGGAAGAGCGGCGAGATCCGCGAAGGGATCGGCCACCTCAACGAACCGTATTCCAGCCACGGCAACCGCGCGTGGCACAAGCTCGCCGAATGCGCGATCGCGCTCCTGGGGGAAATCCCCGAGGCCGAGACCTGGCTCGACTACGCGGTCAACAAGTTCTACGCGTGCTATCCGGTCTGGTCGGACGACGACGGCGGATGGCACGAAGGGGTCGCCTACTGGGCCGGGTACATGGACAAGGTCGTCTCGTGGTTCCTCGTGGCCGACCGGGCGCTCGGCATCGACGGGCTCAAAAAGCCGTTCTTCTCCCAGGTTGGGGATTTTCCCCTCTACGTCGCGCCGCCGGGATCTCCGAATTCGGGCTTCGGCGATCTCTCGTACCGGCCGCCTTCGCGCAACGTCGGAGGCTTCATGGAGTACTTCATCCGGGCGATGGGGGCCCGTCCGGAGGGCGCGCGGAGCGCCGCCTGGCGATGGTGGTGCGAGCGGTGGAAGATGGACGGCGACTCGGGCCTCCGGAAATTCGTGTACGACCGCCTTCTCCCGCCGCCCCCGGAACCGCGCGCGCCCACGGACCTTCCGCCCTCCAAGGTCTTCCACGGCATCGGGGTGGCGAGTCTGCATGTGACGCTTCTGGACGCGACCGAGGACGTGCACGTCCTTTTCAAGTCGAGCCCGTTCGGAAGCCGAAGCCACGGGCACAACGCCCAGAACGGTTTCCAGCTCAACGCCTACGGCGAGGCGCTGCTGCCGGCCTGCACGTTCCGGGACCTGCACGGAAGCGCCTTTCATCGGAAGTGGGTCTGGAACACGATTTCCCAGAATTCGGTCCTCGTGGACGGCCGAGGACAGGGGCCTCACGGGGTCGGATCTCCCGGGCGCATCTCGGCCGAGCGGCTCGGGCCGGACTGGGACTACGTGGCCGGCGACGCCGCGGAGGCCTACGAGGGGCGGCTGACGCGCTTCCGCCGGCACGTGCTGCTGGTGAAACCGGACGTCGTCGTTCTGTGCGACGATCTGGAGGCGCGGGAGCCTTCGACCTTCCAGTTTCTGCTCCACGCGTATTCGGCGTTCGAGATCGATCCGGCGCGGTCGGAGCTGCGGGTGGAGCGCCCGCGAGCGGGGGCGGTGATCCGCTATCTTTCCCCCGTCCCGCTCGGCTGGCGTCAGTGGGACGGCTATGAGCCGCCGCCCACACGGGAGTTTCCGAACCTGTGGCATGCGGAAGCGGCCACGCGGGAAAAGCTCGCCGCCCTCCGGATGCTCACGGTCATCGTTCCGCACCGGGCCGGCCGGCGCGCCGAATGGCGGGCGGAGCGGACCGACCGCGAGGGCGCGGCGGGCCTTCGGTTCGAGCGGGGAGAGGATATTTTTCGGATCGAATTTCCCCGCGAGGGACTTCCTGCCGTGCTCCGCGAACGGCGCGGGACTCGGGAATGAAACCCGGCGAGGCATCTCTCCGGGACCGCCGTATTATCAGAGGGGCGGAATCCGGGCCGGCGTAGAATGCTCCCGGCGATCTGCTGAAACGGAAAACCTTCATGTCCGCATCGACGCGCGCGGCGCTTCTCCTTCTCGGACTCCTGGCGGCGGGCGGTCTCGGCTGGGCGGTGCTCGGCCGCCGGGCGGACTCCCCGCGGAGCGCCGCCGCGTCCGGATCCGAAACCCCCGTGCCCGTCGAAGCGGCGCCCGTTTCCCGCGGCCCCCTCGAGCGGCGGCGCACCTTCAGCGGGACGCTCGAGGCGTCCGCGCAGTTCCTGGTCGCTCCCAAGGTGGGCGGGCGCGTCCAGGAAATCCACGTGGACCTCGGGGACGTCGTGCGGCGCGACCAGGTGGTGGCGCTCCTGGACGACGCGGAATTCGTCCAGGCCGTCGCGCAGGCGGAAGCCGACCTGGCGATCGCCCGCGCGCGCGTGCGGGAGGCCGAAAGCGCGCTCAAGCTCGCCGAGCGCGAGCGGGACCGCGTGCGCGCGCTCCGCGCCGACGGGGTCGCGTCCGAGGCGGAGGTGGACGTTGTCGCCGCGCAGGTCCTGGCGCGGGGCGCGGCGCTCGAGGTGGCCGTCGCGCAGCGGACCCGGGCGGAATCCGCGCTGGAGCTGGCGCGGATCCGCCTGAGTTACACGCGCGTCCGGGCGAGCTGGGGCGGCCCGGACGGGGAGCGCCACGTGGCCGAGCGGCTCGTGGACGAAGGGGAAACGGTGACGGCCAACACGCCGCTTCTGTCCATCGTCGGCCTCCGGCCGATCACGGCGGTCGTCTTCGTGACGGAGCGGGACTACGGCGGCCTCAAGAGGGGCCAGCCCGTTCGGGCGGCGACGGACGCCTATCCGGGCCGGACGTTCCCGGGTCGGATCGAACGGATCGCGCCCGTCTTCCGTCAGGGATCGCGTCAGGCGCGGGTGGAAATCGCCGTGGACAACCCCGAGCTGCGCCTGAAGCCGGGCATGTTCGTGCGGGTCGAGATCGTCGTGGACCGGGCGGACGACGCCGTGACGGTGCCCCGGGCGGCGATCGTCCGGCGCGCCGGCCGCACGGGCGTCTTCCTCGTGGACGAGGGCGGCCGGACGGTGTCCTGGCGGCCGGTGGAAGTCGGGATCGACGACGGCGAGCGCGTTCAGATCCTCGGAGCGGTCCTGAGCGGCCGGGTGGTGACCCTGGGGCATCACCTTCTTGAGCAGGGCTCGCGGATCGTCCTCCCTGGAGCGGGGAGCGGGCCTTGAATCTTCCCGCCGCCGCCGTTCGCCGCCCGATCTTCACCTCGATGGTCACGCTCATCGTGATCGTCCTGGGGGGAATGTCCCTGGCCCGGCTGCGGATCGATCTTTTCCCCGAGATCGAGCTTCCGAGCCTCAGCATCCGGACGGAGTACGAGGGGGCCAGCCCGGAAGTCGTCGAAAAGAGCGTGACCGAGGTCATCGAGGAAATCGTGGCCACGGTTCCGGGGGTGCACGAGATCGTCTCGACGTCGGCGGAGGGGGCAAGCGTAGTGCGCGTCCGGTTCGTGTGGGGCACGAATCTGGACGCCGCGGCGGACGACGTGCAGGCGCGGCTGGAATCGGAGGCGGACGAGCTGCCGGAGACGGTTTCCCGGCCGCAGATCCGCAAGTTCGACCTGTCGAGCTACCCGGTGGTCATCCTCGGGATCGCCGGCGCCCTCGACCCGGTGGAACTGACGGAGCTCATCGACCAGCGGATCCGTTACCGTTTCGCGCGGCTTCCGGGCGTGGCGCAGGTGGACATTTTCGGCGGGTACGAGCGGGAGATCCGGGTGGAGCTGGATCCCGGGCGGATCCGCGCGCTGGGGCTCCCGCTCGACCGGATCCTGGCGGCGCTGCGGGACGCGAACCTCGACCTTCCGGCGGGCGAGATCGCGCGGGGCCGCCACCAGGTGACGCTGCGGGCGCCGGCGGAGTTCACCGACCTCGACGAAATCCGCCGAACCGTCGTGGACGTGCGGGACGGCGCGCCCGTGACGCTCGGCCAGGTGGCGGAGGTGAAGGACACGCACGCCCGCATCACGCGGATCGTCCGCGTGAACGGCGAGCCGGGGATCCGGGTGGGAATCCGCAAGCAGGCGGACGCCAACACCGTGGAGGTGTCCCGGGCGAT contains these protein-coding regions:
- a CDS encoding ABC transporter ATP-binding protein translates to MQISLRDLTKHYGAVRALDRVWLEIAPGQVVALLGANGAGKTTLLRCLAGLVASDQGRILLNGEPLERERIDLRRRLAFVPDFPFVLPEMTVLQHAGMVLKIYGAPQEDSARRLLDLLRRFDLLPLVDVPFQALSRGQAYKGALVALLAADPEVWLVDEPFASGMDPNGLAAFKDIAVEAASRGRTILYSTQILDIAERFSDRVCIFERGQVRAYDTPAELRARSTGKDGFLEAIFRKLREEDGG
- a CDS encoding M23 family metallopeptidase; its protein translation is MGRIAKLSLAVWALLAAPAWAHFHWPASGRVTSNYYSSRSYGYHRAVDIAGPYGQTILAAYSGTVSFRGWSGGYGYLVILRHVQGYTTYYAHNSRFNCYVGQWKSRGSVIAYEGSTGNSTGPHCHFEIRRWGTKLYIPASIGSYKIKNTQIPYWYSPGM
- a CDS encoding DUF4962 domain-containing protein; translated protein: MKLLLAVLLGAAPQIQNRAPRPDELGYRPDDGAVVSLTPPSLAWIHEPAARTYTVQWATREDWSDAVTVAGIPWNVYTHSEPLAPGTYRWRYRFVDREGRVSDWSAARRFTVPPGAVPFPMPTRAERRERVLRGRPRLFVRPEDLPRLREAARGDRFAAIRAEADRLTESPPPREPEVRARAHDPATTHLWWPNRLRALQAGEEACTVAFAYLLTGEARYAEAARKRILELASWDPDGPTHWGVNCEAAKPILYLLPRAYDWAYDALTPDDRERVRRVLVRRATDAWKSGEIREGIGHLNEPYSSHGNRAWHKLAECAIALLGEIPEAETWLDYAVNKFYACYPVWSDDDGGWHEGVAYWAGYMDKVVSWFLVADRALGIDGLKKPFFSQVGDFPLYVAPPGSPNSGFGDLSYRPPSRNVGGFMEYFIRAMGARPEGARSAAWRWWCERWKMDGDSGLRKFVYDRLLPPPPEPRAPTDLPPSKVFHGIGVASLHVTLLDATEDVHVLFKSSPFGSRSHGHNAQNGFQLNAYGEALLPACTFRDLHGSAFHRKWVWNTISQNSVLVDGRGQGPHGVGSPGRISAERLGPDWDYVAGDAAEAYEGRLTRFRRHVLLVKPDVVVLCDDLEAREPSTFQFLLHAYSAFEIDPARSELRVERPRAGAVIRYLSPVPLGWRQWDGYEPPPTREFPNLWHAEAATREKLAALRMLTVIVPHRAGRRAEWRAERTDREGAAGLRFERGEDIFRIEFPREGLPAVLRERRGTRE
- a CDS encoding efflux RND transporter periplasmic adaptor subunit — protein: MSASTRAALLLLGLLAAGGLGWAVLGRRADSPRSAAASGSETPVPVEAAPVSRGPLERRRTFSGTLEASAQFLVAPKVGGRVQEIHVDLGDVVRRDQVVALLDDAEFVQAVAQAEADLAIARARVREAESALKLAERERDRVRALRADGVASEAEVDVVAAQVLARGAALEVAVAQRTRAESALELARIRLSYTRVRASWGGPDGERHVAERLVDEGETVTANTPLLSIVGLRPITAVVFVTERDYGGLKRGQPVRAATDAYPGRTFPGRIERIAPVFRQGSRQARVEIAVDNPELRLKPGMFVRVEIVVDRADDAVTVPRAAIVRRAGRTGVFLVDEGGRTVSWRPVEVGIDDGERVQILGAVLSGRVVTLGHHLLEQGSRIVLPGAGSGP